Proteins from a genomic interval of Medicago truncatula cultivar Jemalong A17 chromosome 3, MtrunA17r5.0-ANR, whole genome shotgun sequence:
- the LOC11423553 gene encoding putative disease resistance protein RGA4 produces the protein MEALAVTILEKLSSAAYKELGIIWNFKEDMERMKNTVSMIKAVLLDAESKANNHQVSNWLEKLKDVLYDADDLLDDFSIEALRRKVMAGNNRVRRTKAFFSKSNKIAHGLKLGRRMKAIQKRLDDIANNKHALQLNDRPMENPIVYREQRQTYSFVSTDEVIGRNEEKKCIKSYLLDDNATNNVSIVPIVGIGGLGKTALAQLVYNDNDVQKHFELKMWVYVSDEFDLKKISRDIIGDEKNSQMEQVQQQLRNKIEGKKFLLVLDDVWNEDHELWLKLKSMFMEGGKGSMIIVTTRSQTVAKITGTHPPLFLKGLDSQKFQELFSRVAFGELKEQNDLELLAIGMDIVKKCAGIPLAIRTIGSLLFSRNLGRSDWLYFKDAEFSKIDQHKDKIFAILKLSYDHLPSFLKKCFAYCSLFPKGFMFEKKTLIQLWVAEGFVQQSNDIRCVEDIGHEYFMSLLSMSFFQDVTIDDCDGISTCKMHDIMYDLAQLVTENEYVVVEGEELNIGNRTRYLSSRRGIQLSLTSSSSYKLRTFHVVGPQSNASNRLLQSDDFSFSGLKFLRVLTLCGLNIEEIPNSIEEMKHLRYIDLSRNNVLKNLPPTITSLLNLQTLKLSDCSKLEILPENLNRSLRHLELNGCESLTCMPRGLGQLTDLQTLTLFVLNSGSTSVNELGELNNLRGRLELKGLKFLRNNAAEIESAKVLVEKRHLQQLELRWNHVDEDPFEDDPFGVWYVKLSQLPYNNSVEDEIILQGLQPHHHSLRKLVIDGFCGKKLPDWICNLSSLLTLEFHNCSSLTSPPPEQMCNLVSLRTLRISNCPLLKLSNISGIRAIKIIRDGTRVRDTPMKFIPGSPSLLKYFS, from the exons ATGGAAGCCCTTGCTGTTACAATCTTGGAAAAGTTGAGCTCTGCAGCTTACAAAGAGCTCGGAATCATTTGGAATTTCAAAGAGGATATGGAACGAATGAAGAACACAGTCTCCATGATAAAAGCCGTGCTTCTCGATGCAGAGTCCAAGGCCAATAATCATCAAGTTAGTAATTGGTTGGAGAAGCTGAAAGATGTACTTTATGATGCAGATGATTTACTAGATGATTTTTCCATTGAAGCTTTGAGAAGAAAAGTAATGGCTGGAAACAACAGAGTAAGACGTACAAAAGCTTTcttctcaaaatcaaacaaaattgcCCATGGCCTTAAATTGGGCCGTCGAATGAAAGCAATCCAAAAGAGGCTAGATGACATTGCTAACAATAAGCATGCACTGCAACTGAATGACCGCCCTATGGAGAATCCAATTGTATATAGGGAACAGAGACAAACTTACTCTTTCGTAAGTACAGATGAAGTTATTGGAAGAAATGAGGAAAAGAAATGTATTAAAAGTTATCTACTAGATGACAATGCAACAAATAATGTTTCTATAGTTCCCATAGTTGGCATTGGAGGATTAGGTAAGACTGCACTTGCTCAACTAGTCTACAATGATAATGATGTTCAAAAGCATTTTGAGCTAAAAATGTGGGTGTATGTCTCGGATgaatttgatttgaagaaaatatcTCGGGATATCATTGGGGATGAAAAGAATAGTCAAATGGAGCAAGTACAACAACAACttagaaacaaaattgaagGGAAAAAGTTTTTGCTTGTGTTAGATGACGTGTGGAATGAGGATCATGAGTTGTGGCTTAAATTGAAGAGCATGTTCATGGAAGGTGGAAAAGGAAGTATGATAATTGTTACAACGCGTAGTCAGACTGTGGCAAAAATAACAGGCACACATCCACCCCTTTTCCTAAAAGGTTTGGATTCACAAAAATTCCAGGAGCTATTCTCTCGAGTGGCTTTCGGCGAGTTGAAAGAACAAAATGATTTGGAGTTGTTAGCTATAGGAATGGACATTGTTAAGAAATGTGCTGGCATTCCCCTTGCCATAAGAACTATTGGCAGCCTTTTGTTTTCTCGAAATTTGGGCCGGAGTGACTGGCTTTATTTCAAGGATGCCGAGTTTTCAAAGATAGATCAACACAAGGATAAAATCTTTGCAATCCTTAAACTGAGTTATGATCATCTTCCATCGTTTCTAAAAAAGTGCTTTGCCTATTGTTCACTGTTTCCAAAAGGTTTTATGTTTGAAAAGAAGACACTCATTCAGTTATGGGTAGCTGAGGGGTTCGTTCAACAATCAAATGATATTAGATGTGTAGAAGATATTGGTCATGAGTACTTCATGAGTTTGCTGTCAATGTCTTTCTTTCAAGATGTTACTATAGACGATTGTGATGGAATAAGCACCTGTAAAATGCATGACATTATGTATGATCTAGCGCAACTAGTGACCGAGAATGAATATGTCGTGGTTGAAGGAGAAGAACTAAACATAGGAAACAGAACACGTTATTTGTCATCTCGTAGGGGTATACAACTATCActaacatcatcatcttcctaCAAGTTAAGGACATTTCATGTGGTCGGTCCACAATCAAATGCAAGCAATCGTTTGCTTCAGTCAGATGATTTTTCCTTCTCAGGCTTAAAGTTCTTGCGTGTGTTGACACTTTGTGGGTTGAATATTGAAGAAATCCCAAATAGTATTGAAGAAATGAAGCATTTAAGATATATTGATCTATCACGGAACAATGTACTTAAAAATCTTCCTCCGACCATTACTAGCCTACTGAACTTGCAAACTCTAAAACTTTCTGATTGTTCTAAGCTTGAAATATTGCCAGAAAATCTCAATAGAAGTCTCAGGCATCTTGAGTTAAATGGTTGCGAGAGTTTGACATGTATGCCACGTGGGCTAGGACAGTTGACTGATCTTCAAACACTAACACTTTTTGTACTGAACTCTGGAAGTACAAGTGTAAATGAGTTGGGTGAGCTAAACAACCTGAGAGGGAGATTAGAATTAAAAGGGTTGAAGTTCCTGCGAAATAATGCTGCAGAGATTGAATCTGCAAAAGTACTTGTTGAGAAGCGACACCTTCAACAATTGGAATTGCGATGGAATCATGTCGACGAGGATCCTTTTGAGGATGATCCTTTTGGAGTTTGGTATGTTAAACTATCGCAATTACCATACAACAATTCTGTGGAAGATGAGATCATTTTACAAGGCCTGCAGCCACACCACCATTCACTTCGAAAACTAGTTATAGATGGGTTTTGCGGCAAAAAGTTACCAGACTGGATATGTAATCTCTCATCGCTCTTGACTCTTGAGTTCCACAATTGCAGTAGTTTGACATCACCGCCTCCTGAACAAATGTGTAACCTTGTATCTTTGCGGACACTTCGCATTTCAAATTGCCCATTATTAAAATTGAGTAATATATCTGGCATCCGAGCAATCAAGATCATCAGGGACGGAACCAG GGTTCGGGATACGCCAATGAAATTCATTCCTGGGAGTCCATCATTACTCAAGTATTTTTCTTGA
- the LOC11423554 gene encoding putative disease resistance protein RGA4 codes for MEALAVTVLEKLSSAAYKELEIIWNLKEDIERMKNTVSMIKAVLLDAEAKANNHQVSNWLEELKDVLYDADDLLDDFSVENLRRKVMAGKNIVKQTRFFFSKSNKVAYGLKLGHKMKEIQKRLDDIAKTKQALQLNDRPMENPIAYREQRQTYSFVSKDEVIGRDEEKRCIKSYLLDDNATNNVSIIPIVGIGGLGKTALAQLVYNDNDVQRYFELKMWVYVSDEFDIKKISREIVGDEKNSQMEQVQQQLRNKIQGKKFLLVLDDMWNEDRELWLKLKSLLMEGGKGSMVIVTTRSQTVAKITGTHPPLFLKGLDSQKSQELFSRVAFSVSKERNDLELLAIGRDIVKKCAGIPLAIRTIGSLLFSRNLGKSDWLYFKDVEFSKIDQHKDKIFAILKLSYDHLPSFLKKCFAYCSLFPKGFVFEKKTLIQLWAAEGFIQPSNDVRRVEDVGHEYFMSLLSMSFFQDITVDDCGDICNCKMHDLMHDLAQLMVGNEYVMAEGEEANIGNKTRFLSSHNALQFALTSSSSYKLRTFLLCPKTNASNYLRQSNVLSFSGLKFLRVLTLCGLNILAIPNSIEEMKHLRYIDLSKSIVLKDLPPGITSLQNLQTLKLSDCSELEILPENLNKSLRHLELNGCERLRCMPQGLVQLVNLQTLTLFVLNNRSTNVNELGELNNLRGRLEIKRLDFLRNAAAEIEFVKVLLEKEHLQLLELRWTYDEDFIEDFRHWSSLPKRVIQENKHRLEDEKILEGLQPHHSLQKLVIDGFCGKKLPDWIGNLSSLLTLEFHNCNGLTSLPEAMRNLVSLQKLCMYNCSLLEERYAKPYGQDWRKISRIRKVEILPMRPSLLKYFT; via the coding sequence ATGGAAGCCCTTGCTGTTACAGTCTTGGAAAAGTTGAGTTCTGCAGCTTACAAAGAGCTTGAAATCATTTGGAATCTCAAAGAGGATATCGAACGAATGAAGAACACAGTCTCCATGATAAAAGCTGTTCTCCTCGATGCAGAGGCCAAGGCCAATAACCATCAAGTTAGTAATTGGTTGGAGGAGCTGAAAGATGTACTTTATGATGCAGATGATTTACTAGATGATTTTTCTGTTGAAAATTTGAGAAGAAAAGTAATGGCTGGAAAAAACATAGTAAAACAGACAcgatttttcttctcaaaatcaaacaaagtaGCCTATGGTCTTAAACTGGGccataaaatgaaagaaatccAAAAGAGGCTAGATGACATTGCTAAAACTAAGCAGGCTCTGCAGCTGAATGACCGCCCTATGGAAAATCCAATTGCATATAGGGAGCAGAGACAAACTTACTCATTTGTGAGTAAAGATGAAGTTATTGGAAGAGATGAGGAAAAGAGATGTATTAAAAGTTATCTACTAGATGACAATGCAACAAATAATGTTTCTATAATTCCCATAGTTGGGATTGGAGGATTAGGTAAGACTGCACTTGCTCAACTTGTCTACAATGATAATGATGTTCAAAGGTATTTTGAGCTAAAAATGTGGGTGTATGTCTCGGATGAATttgatataaagaaaatatctcGGGAGATCGTTGGGGATGAAAAGAATAGTCAGATGGAGCAAGTGCAACAACAACTTCGAAACAAAATTCAAGGGAAAAAGTTTTTGCTCGTGTTGGATGACATGTGGAACGAGGATCGTGAGTTGTGGCTTAAATTGAAGAGCTTGTTAATGGAAGGAGGAAAAGGAAGCATGGTAATTGTTACAACGCGTAGTCAAACAGTGGCAAAAATAACAGGCACACATCCACCCCTTTTCTTAAAAGGTTTGGATTCACAAAAATCCCAGGAGCTATTCTCTCGAGTGGCTTTCAGCGTGTCGAAAGAACGAAATGATTTGGAGTTGTTAGCTATAGGAAGGGACATTGTTAAGAAATGTGCTGGCATTCCCCTTGCCATAAGAACTATTGGCAGCCTTTTGTTTTCTCGAAATTTGGGCAAGAGTGATTGGCTATATTTCAAAGATGTTGAGTTTTCAAAGATAGATCAACACAAGGACAAAATCTTTGCAATCCTTAAACTGAGTTATGATCATCTTCCATCGtttctaaaaaaatgttttgctTATTGTTCATTGTTTCCTAAAGGTTTTGTGTTTGAAAAGAAAACACTCATTCAGTTATGGGCAGCTGAGGGGTTTATCCAACCATCAAATGATGTTAGACGTGTAGAAGATGTTGGCCATGAGTACTTCATGAGTTTGCTGTCAATGTCCTTCTTCCAAGATATCACTGTAGACGATTGTGGTGACATTTGTAATTGTAAAATGCATGACCTTATGCATGATCTAGCACAGCTAATGGTCGGGAATGAATATGTCATGGCTGAAGGAGAAGAAGCAAACATTGGAAACAAAACACGTTTTTTATCATCTCATAATGCATTACAGTTTGCACTGACATCATCATCTTCCTACAAGTTAAGAACATTTCTCTTATGCCCAAAAACGAATGCAAGCAATTATCTGCGTCAGTCAAACGTTCTTTCCTTTTCAGGCTTAAAGTTCTTACGTGTGTTGACACTTTGTGGATTGAATATTCTGGCAATCCCAAATAGTATTGAAGAGATGAAGCATCTGAGATATATTGATCTATCAAAGAGTATTGTACTTAAAGATCTTCCGCCGGGCATTACTAGCCTACAGAACCTTCAAACTCTAAAACTTTCTGATTGTTCTGAGCTCGAAATATTACCAGAAAATCTCAACAAAAGTCTTAGGCATCTTGAGTTGAATGGTTGTGAGAGATTGAGATGTATGCCACAAGGGTTAGTACAGTTGGTTAATCTTCAAACACTGACACTTTTTGTACTGAACAATAGAAGTACGAACGTAAATGAGTTAGGTGAGCTAAACAACCTTAGAGGAAGATTAGAAATAAAAAGGTTGGATTTCCTGCGAAACGCTGCTGCAGAGATTGAATTTGTAAAAGTACTTCTTGAGAAGGAACACCTTCAGCTATTGGAATTACGGTGGACgtatgatgaagattttatTGAGGATTTTCGTCATTGGTCATCATTGCCTAAAAGGGtcatacaagaaaacaaacaCCGGTTGGAAGATGAGAAGATTTTAGAAGGTCTGCAGCCACACCATTCGCTTCAAAAACTAGTTATAGATGGGTTTTGCGGCAAAAAGTTACCAGACTGGATAGGGAATCTCTCATCGCTCTTGACTCTTGAGTTCCACAATTGCAATGGTTTGACATCACTGCCCGAAGCGATGCGTAACCTTGTATCTTTGCAGAAACTTTGCATGTATAACTGCTCATTATTAGAGGAAAGATATGCAAAACCATATGGTCAAGACTGGCGTAAAATCTCTCGCATCCGAAAAGTTGAGATCCTTCCTATGAGACCATCATTACTCAAGTATTTTACTTGA